Proteins co-encoded in one Pithys albifrons albifrons isolate INPA30051 unplaced genomic scaffold, PitAlb_v1 scaffold_42, whole genome shotgun sequence genomic window:
- the MAP3K12 gene encoding mitogen-activated protein kinase kinase kinase 12 has translation MACLHETRTPSPSLALPSDGTPEQELTPTQCVLRDVLPAPAAPPEAWPRRGGARPPELGPEAAGPLAADAAHLRCQAGGGFLEGLFGCLKPVWTMIGKAYAAEHKHPPEDPWEVPFEEILDLQWVGSGAQGAVFLGRFHGEEVAVKKVRDLKETDIKHLRKLKHPNIITFKGVCTQAPCYCIIMEFCAQGQLYEVLRAGRKVTPSLLVDWSMGIAGGMNYLHLHKIIHRDLKSPNMLITYDDVVKISDFGTSKELIDKSTKMSFAGTVAWMAPEVIRNEPVSEKVDIWSFGVVLWELLTGEIPYKDVDSSAIIWGVGSNSLHLPVPSSCPDGFKVLLRQCWNSKPRNRPSFRQILLHLDIASADVLSTPQETYFKSQAEWREEVKLHFEKIKSEGTCLHRLEEELINRRREELRHALDIREHYERKLERANNLYMELSALMLQLELKEKELLRREQALEKRYPGLFKPRASRGLLHGNAVETLIKKRNVPQKLSPHGKRPDILKPEVLLPKLDAAMAQVALPGCPKGPPSPGRSRRAKGRHRKAGPRGGCGELGPEAGTPRGLPVPPTTAASPDILGGTLEAAGAPPAAVPDAGPEGAMGTQGSPPPQPPTPGEPERDSGASRGGRGGAGQHLTPAALLYRAAVTRGQKRGVSSEEEEGEVDSEVELPLRQRWPPGMSKRQSLSTFSSENFSDGDGDEGHTSEPSHSATPDVGSTNTDERPDDRSEDLLSQGSEIPLDAAPPEGPGRRHGGLSPKVSEDSDCDSAELDHSGSGEGPPRPTAPPGL, from the exons ATGGCCTGTCTGCACGAGACCCGCACTCCGTCGCCGTCGCTGGCGCTGCCCTCGGACGGGACCCCCGAGCAGGAGCTGACGCCCACCCAGTGCGTCCTGCGGGACGTGCTGCCCGCCCCGGCGGCGCCCCCCGAGGCCTGGCCACGCCGGGGGGGTGCCCGGCCCCCCGAGCTGGGCCCCGAGGCCGCGGGGCCGCTGGCAGCCGATGCCGCCCACCTGCGCTGCCAGGCCGGCGGGGGGTTCCTCGAGGGGCTCTTCGGGTGCCTCAAGCCCGTGTGGACCATGATCGGCAAAGCCTACGCGGCCGAGCACAAACACCCGCCCGAGG ACCCCTGGGAGGTGCCATTTGAGGAGATCCTGGACCTGCAGTGGGTGGGCAGCGGGGCACAGGGCGCCGTGTTCCTGGGCCGCTTCCATGGTGAGGAGGTGGCCGTGAAGAAGGTGAGGGACCTCAAGGAGACCGACATCAAACACCTGCGCAAGCTCAAGCACCCCAACATCATCACCTTCAA ggGTGTGTGCACCCAGGCCCCCTGTTACTGCATCATCATGGAGTTCTGCGCCCAGGGGCAGCTCTACGAGGTGCTGCGTGCCGGGCGCAAGGTCACCCCGTCCCTCCTGGTCGACTGGTCCATGGGCATCGCCGGCGGCATGAACTACCTGCACCTGCACAAGATCATCCACCGCGACCTCAAGTCGCCCAA CATGCTCATCACCTACGACGATGTGGTGAAGATCTCGGACTTCGGCACCTCCAAGGAACTCATCGACAAGAGCACCAAGATGTCCTTTGCCGGCACTGTGGCCTGGATGGCCCCCGAGGTCATCCGCAATGAGCCTGTCTCTGAGAAGGTGGACATCTG GTCCTTCGGGGtggtgctgtgggagctgctgacGGGTGAGATCCCCTACAAGGACGTGGACTCGTCGGCCATAATCTGGGGCGTGGGCAGCAACAGCCTccacctgcctgtcccctccagctgccctgATGGCTTCAAGGTGCTGCTGCGCCAGTGCTG GAACAGCAAACCCCGGAACCGCCCGTCCTTCCGCCAGATCCTGCTGCACCTCGACATCGCCTCGGCCGACGTCCTGTCCACCCCACAGGAGACCTACTTCAAATCCCAG gcGGAGTGGAGGGAGGAGGTGAAGCTGCACTTTGAGAAGATCAAGTCAGAGGGGACGTGTCTGCACCggctggaggaggagctgaTCAACCGCCGGCGGGAGGAGCTCCG GCACGCACTGGACATCCGGGAGCACTACGAGCGCAAGCTGGAGCGAGCCAACAACCTCTACATGGAACTCAGTGCCCTcatgctgcagctggagctcaaGGAGAAGGAGCTGCTCAG GCGGGAGCAGGCGCTGGAGAAGCGCTACCCTGGGCTCTTCAAGCCACGGGCATCGCGGGGGCTCCTGCACGGAAACGCCGTCGAGACCCTCATCAAGAAACGCAACGTCCCCCAGAAACTCTCCCCCCATGGCAAGAG ACCCGACATCCTGAAGCcggaggtgctgctgcccaagCTGGACGCGGCCATGGCGCAGGTGGCCCTGCCAGGGTGCCCCAAGGGCCCCCCCTCACCGGGGCGCAGCCGCCGGGCCAAGGGCCGCCACCGCAAGGCGGGACCCCGGGGGGGCTGCGGGGAGCTGGGCCCCGAGGCCGGAACCCCCCGggggctcccagtgccccccaccaCTGCTGCCAGCCCCGACATCCTCGGGGGCACCCTGGAGGCCGCGGGGGCCCCTCCGGCCGCGGTACCCGATGCGGGACCCGAGGGGGCGATGGGCACCCAAGGGTCCCCCCCGCCGCAGCCCCCCACTCCTGGGGAGCCCGAGCGGGACAGCGGGGCCAGCcgggggggcagggggggcgCCGGGCAGCACCTCACCCCGGCGGCTCTGCTGTACCGGGCGGCCGTCACCCGCGGGCAG AAGCGGGGGGTCTCatcggaggaggaggagggtgaagTGGACAGTGAAGTGGAGCTGCCACTGCGGCAGAG GTGGCCCCCGGGTATGAGCAAGCGCCAGTCGCTGTCAACCTTCAGCTCGGAGAACTTCTCAGATGGGGACGGGGACGAGGGGCACACGAGCGAGCCCTCCCACAGTGCCACCCCCGACGTGGGCAGCACCAACACTGACGAGCGTCCTGACGATCGTTCCgaggacctgctgtcccagggctccGAGATACCCCTGGATGCGGCGCCCCCCGAGGGGCCCGGTCGCCGACatggggggctcagccccaaG GTCTCCGAGGACTCGGACTGTGACAGTGCAGAGCTCGACCACTCAGGCAGCGGCGAGGGGCCCCCCCGGCCCACAGCCCCCCCGGGCCTGTGA